From Nonlabens sp. Ci31, the proteins below share one genomic window:
- the glmS gene encoding glutamine--fructose-6-phosphate transaminase (isomerizing): MCGIVGYIGHRQAYPIVLNGLKRLEYRGYDSAGIAIYDGKKLNFSKTKGKVADLESKLEAEISTVGTIAIGHTRWATHGVPNDVNSHPHFSNNGDLVIIHNGIIENYEPLKQELKNRGYTFQSDTDTEVLVNLIEDAQTKENVKLGKAVQIALNQTIGAYAIAVFDRKKPNEIVVARLGSPLAIGVGENEYFIASDASPFLEFTKNAIYLEDGEMAVVRTHKDVKIRKIKDDSLVAPYIQELQMNLEQIEKGGYEHFMLKEIYEQPQAIKDTFRGRMLVDQGLIKMAGIDDHIDKFINAKRIVIVACGTSWHAGLVAEYIFEELARVPVEVEYASEFRYRNPVIDKDDVIIAISQSGETADTMAAIKLAKANGAFVFGVCNVVGSSISRETHAGAYTHAGPEIGVASTKAFTTQITVLTLIALQIAKKKGKISTSEFHNYLQELASIPDKVAEALTSNDHIEKIAEIYKDSKNCLYLGRGFNFPVALEGALKLKEISYIHAEGYPAAEMKHGPIALIDEQMPVVVIATKKGHYEKVVSNIQEIKSRSGKIIGIVTKGDVDVRNLADHVIEVPETIEFMTPLLTTIPLQLLSYHIAVKLGKNVDQPRNLAKSVTVE, translated from the coding sequence ATGTGCGGAATTGTAGGCTACATAGGGCATCGACAGGCATATCCAATAGTTTTAAATGGTCTTAAAAGGCTAGAATACAGAGGCTATGACAGTGCTGGAATTGCTATTTATGATGGGAAAAAACTTAATTTTTCCAAAACAAAAGGGAAAGTAGCTGACTTAGAATCAAAGCTTGAAGCTGAAATTTCTACAGTAGGAACTATTGCAATAGGTCATACCAGATGGGCAACTCATGGGGTACCTAATGATGTAAACTCGCATCCTCACTTTTCAAATAATGGTGATCTAGTGATCATCCATAATGGTATTATAGAAAATTATGAGCCGTTAAAACAAGAGTTGAAAAACCGAGGTTATACCTTTCAATCAGATACAGACACAGAGGTGCTGGTTAACCTGATAGAAGATGCGCAAACTAAAGAGAATGTCAAGTTAGGAAAAGCAGTTCAAATAGCGCTTAATCAAACAATAGGCGCTTATGCAATTGCCGTTTTTGATCGTAAAAAACCTAACGAAATTGTGGTAGCCCGATTGGGCTCTCCTCTTGCTATAGGTGTAGGGGAAAATGAGTATTTTATTGCAAGTGATGCAAGTCCATTTTTAGAATTCACTAAAAATGCAATCTATTTGGAAGACGGTGAGATGGCAGTAGTACGCACTCACAAGGATGTGAAGATTAGAAAAATTAAAGACGATTCTTTGGTAGCTCCTTATATTCAAGAATTGCAAATGAACTTGGAGCAAATAGAAAAAGGTGGTTACGAGCACTTTATGCTGAAAGAGATTTACGAGCAGCCGCAAGCCATTAAAGATACATTCAGAGGGCGTATGTTAGTTGATCAAGGCTTGATAAAAATGGCTGGAATCGATGATCATATCGATAAATTTATCAATGCAAAACGTATAGTAATAGTTGCCTGTGGGACTTCGTGGCATGCAGGCTTAGTAGCTGAATATATTTTTGAAGAACTAGCGCGTGTACCTGTTGAGGTAGAGTATGCTTCCGAGTTTAGATACCGCAATCCTGTAATAGACAAAGATGACGTTATAATTGCCATTTCTCAGTCAGGAGAAACAGCAGATACTATGGCAGCAATTAAACTTGCCAAAGCAAATGGGGCTTTTGTTTTTGGAGTTTGTAACGTTGTAGGTAGTTCTATTTCTAGAGAGACTCATGCTGGAGCCTATACTCATGCCGGTCCAGAAATAGGAGTGGCCTCAACAAAAGCATTTACTACTCAAATTACAGTGCTTACCTTAATTGCTTTACAGATCGCTAAGAAAAAAGGTAAGATCTCTACCAGTGAATTTCACAATTACTTACAGGAATTAGCTTCCATACCAGATAAAGTTGCTGAAGCATTAACTTCAAATGATCATATTGAGAAGATTGCAGAAATTTATAAAGATTCTAAAAACTGCCTTTATCTAGGTCGTGGTTTCAATTTTCCAGTAGCTTTAGAAGGAGCATTAAAACTTAAAGAAATCAGCTATATTCATGCCGAAGGTTATCCAGCCGCAGAAATGAAACACGGTCCGATTGCGCTTATTGATGAGCAAATGCCAGTGGTCGTAATTGCTACTAAAAAGGGACATTATGAAAAAGTGGTCAGTAATATACAAGAGATTAAATCCCGTAGCGGTAAGATTATAGGTATTGTTACTAAAGGCGACGTGGATGTGAGAAACCTCGCAGATCACGTGATAGAAGTGCCAGAAACTATTGAGTTTATGACGCCTTTATTAACTACTATTCCCTTACAGTTGCTCTCTTACCATATCGCTGTTAAGCTTGGTAAAAATGTGGATCAACCCCGTAACTTAGCTAAAAGTGTTACCGTAGAATAA
- the atpD gene encoding F0F1 ATP synthase subunit beta, with protein sequence MSQITGSVSQIIGPVVDVTFDSAEGALPKIYDSLEITKKDGSLLVLEVQSHIGESAVRTIAMDSTDGLSRGTVVLATGNPIKMPVGADVYGRLFNVIGDAIDGLGNLPKTGKDGLSIHRDAPAFEDLSTSTEVLFTGIKVIDLIEPYVKGGKIGLFGGAGVGKTVLIQELINNIAKGHGGLSVFAGVGERTREGNDLLREMLESGIIKYGDDFMHSMEEGGWDLQKVDKAGMRESKATFVFGQMNEPPGARARVALSGLTIAEYFRDGAGEGQGKDVLFFVDNIFRFTQAGSEVSALLGRMPSAVGYQPTLATEMGAMQERITSTKKGSITSVQAVYVPADDLTDPAPATTFAHLDATTVLSRKIAELGIYPAVDPLDSTSRILAADVLGNEHYDCATRVKELLQRYKELQDIIAILGMEELSEEDKMAVGRARRVQRFLSQPFFVAEQFTGLKGVLVDIKDTIKGFNMIMDGELDHLPESAFNLKGTIEEAIEAGEKMLAEA encoded by the coding sequence ATGTCTCAAATTACAGGTAGCGTTTCACAAATCATCGGACCGGTGGTAGATGTAACATTTGACAGTGCAGAAGGCGCACTTCCTAAAATTTATGATTCACTAGAAATCACAAAGAAAGATGGTTCTTTACTAGTACTTGAAGTACAATCTCACATCGGTGAGAGCGCAGTAAGAACTATCGCAATGGATTCTACAGATGGGCTTAGTCGCGGTACCGTGGTTCTTGCTACTGGTAATCCTATCAAGATGCCTGTAGGTGCTGATGTTTACGGCCGTCTATTTAATGTGATCGGTGATGCCATTGATGGTTTAGGGAATCTTCCTAAAACAGGAAAAGATGGACTTTCTATTCATAGAGATGCACCGGCATTTGAAGATCTTTCTACTTCTACGGAAGTGCTTTTTACTGGTATCAAGGTAATTGATCTTATCGAGCCTTATGTAAAAGGTGGTAAGATTGGACTTTTCGGCGGTGCAGGAGTTGGTAAAACAGTTTTGATTCAAGAATTGATTAATAACATTGCAAAAGGTCACGGTGGACTTTCCGTATTTGCTGGAGTTGGTGAGCGTACACGTGAAGGAAATGACCTTTTACGTGAGATGTTAGAATCTGGAATTATCAAGTATGGTGATGACTTCATGCATTCTATGGAAGAAGGCGGTTGGGATCTTCAAAAGGTTGATAAAGCCGGAATGAGAGAATCAAAAGCAACATTTGTATTTGGACAGATGAATGAGCCACCAGGAGCACGTGCTCGTGTAGCTCTTTCAGGTCTTACAATTGCAGAATATTTCCGTGATGGGGCTGGAGAAGGACAAGGAAAAGATGTTCTTTTCTTTGTAGATAATATCTTCCGTTTTACACAGGCAGGCTCTGAGGTATCGGCTCTTTTAGGTCGTATGCCGTCTGCAGTAGGATACCAACCTACGCTTGCAACAGAAATGGGTGCGATGCAGGAAAGAATTACTTCTACTAAAAAAGGATCTATTACATCTGTACAAGCGGTTTACGTACCTGCAGATGATTTAACCGATCCAGCACCAGCAACTACATTTGCTCACCTTGATGCAACTACAGTACTTTCTCGTAAGATTGCAGAGCTAGGTATTTACCCAGCAGTAGATCCTCTAGATTCTACATCTCGTATTCTAGCAGCAGACGTATTAGGTAATGAGCATTATGATTGTGCAACTCGTGTAAAAGAGTTACTACAGCGTTATAAAGAATTACAAGATATTATTGCCATATTAGGTATGGAAGAATTATCTGAAGAAGATAAAATGGCGGTAGGTCGTGCACGCCGTGTGCAACGTTTCCTATCCCAACCATTTTTCGTGGCAGAGCAGTTTACTGGTCTTAAAGGTGTGTTAGTTGATATTAAGGATACGATCAAAGGATTTAACATGATTATGGATGGTGAGTTAGATCACCTTCCAGAAAGTGCATTTAACCTTAAAGGTACTATCGAAGAAGCAATTGAAGCAGGAGAAAAAATGCTTGCTGAAGCATAA
- a CDS encoding F0F1 ATP synthase subunit epsilon has protein sequence MILEIVTPEMTLFKGEVESVSVPGINGQFQMLDNHAPVVSLLAKGAIRIFGSVQLEESVADLFTKADGTTNFAITGGVLEMKDNKAIVLAD, from the coding sequence ATGATTTTAGAAATAGTTACACCAGAGATGACCCTTTTTAAAGGTGAGGTAGAATCAGTTTCTGTACCTGGGATTAACGGTCAGTTTCAGATGCTAGATAATCATGCGCCTGTGGTATCCCTGCTTGCTAAGGGAGCTATTAGGATTTTTGGAAGTGTACAACTTGAAGAATCGGTCGCTGATTTGTTTACCAAAGCAGACGGCACTACTAATTTTGCCATTACTGGCGGAGTTCTAGAAATGAAAGATAACAAAGCGATTGTTTTAGCAGACTAA
- a CDS encoding ankyrin repeat domain-containing protein: MMKKVLFILALILAGTVSAQDLTKDMTIALKNDSPRDLKVLVNDTNKNECLQAGTRKATLLQLAIQMESSDVALYLITEAEVDVNIACDDNTPLMWAAKMGRTDLVAQLLDAGADKSVQVDGKTALQLAMTNGNESAIKLLK, encoded by the coding sequence ATGATGAAAAAAGTTCTTTTTATTCTCGCTCTTATCCTAGCAGGAACGGTAAGCGCTCAAGACCTAACTAAAGACATGACTATTGCTCTTAAGAACGATAGCCCTAGAGATCTTAAAGTTTTAGTTAACGACACCAACAAAAACGAATGCCTACAAGCCGGCACAAGGAAAGCAACACTTTTACAACTAGCTATTCAAATGGAAAGCTCTGATGTTGCCTTATACCTTATCACAGAAGCTGAAGTAGATGTCAACATAGCATGTGATGATAACACTCCCTTAATGTGGGCCGCAAAAATGGGTCGTACTGATTTAGTGGCTCAACTATTAGATGCAGGAGCTGATAAGTCTGTTCAAGTTGACGGAAAAACAGCCCTTCAACTCGCTATGACCAATGGTAATGAATCTGCGATTAAGTTGTTGAAATAA
- a CDS encoding helix-turn-helix domain-containing protein, protein MSIYINLDIVLAQKGMKSNELADLVGITTANLSILKTGKAKAVRFSTLEAICEALECQPGDILEYRK, encoded by the coding sequence ATGTCCATATACATCAACCTAGACATAGTACTGGCACAAAAAGGCATGAAAAGCAATGAACTAGCAGATCTGGTAGGAATCACCACTGCAAATCTTTCTATTTTGAAAACGGGAAAAGCAAAAGCGGTGCGATTTTCTACTCTTGAAGCTATTTGTGAAGCCCTGGAATGCCAGCCTGGGGATATATTAGAATACAGAAAATAA
- a CDS encoding DUF2975 domain-containing protein, which produces MKYILYWFSKIFFYCFTIWSIFFVICCSLGFFEFYLGWDIPFVEISMLKGKEMISVVAPDIEISMIFQPRAIIMIAIFPFFSFYFYLMHRFFKVFIADSLFHEKAIRDLCRFFYLNLAALLIAFIAAIASTISRGYFKIEESVMFIIIHGFVSIISYLYIDMAKKGADLKQENDLTI; this is translated from the coding sequence ATGAAATACATACTTTACTGGTTCTCAAAAATATTTTTTTACTGCTTTACGATATGGTCTATTTTCTTCGTCATCTGCTGCTCTTTAGGCTTTTTTGAATTTTATCTAGGATGGGATATTCCTTTTGTAGAAATAAGTATGCTCAAAGGAAAAGAAATGATCAGCGTTGTGGCACCTGATATTGAAATTAGCATGATATTCCAGCCCAGAGCCATTATAATGATTGCTATATTTCCGTTTTTTAGCTTTTACTTTTACCTGATGCACCGATTTTTTAAAGTTTTTATTGCGGACTCTCTATTTCATGAAAAAGCAATCAGAGATTTATGCCGGTTTTTCTATTTGAATCTAGCGGCCTTACTTATAGCTTTTATAGCTGCTATAGCCTCAACTATTTCTCGAGGATATTTTAAAATAGAAGAGTCAGTAATGTTTATAATTATTCATGGTTTTGTCTCCATCATCTCTTATTTGTATATAGACATGGCAAAAAAAGGAGCTGATTTAAAACAAGAAAACGACTTAACCATATAA
- a CDS encoding DUF2975 domain-containing protein, whose amino-acid sequence MKISWLSMLRAIMTLVYFFTWISAVLGPVAFFVFVDNYETGFDNFGVDLYNVHWTFYVVLALSVMGYWMFLAMVYHLRKVSYRISPYRFIDVEIEKHFYRAGLFCVIGSLITKIPSLIYKYATMAVVKSNAISMKNVSIDLGFSFDSFLVIIAFGIFLIIISKIINQSIKIQQENDLTI is encoded by the coding sequence ATGAAAATAAGTTGGTTAAGTATGCTTAGAGCTATTATGACTTTGGTCTACTTTTTTACGTGGATATCAGCCGTTTTGGGCCCTGTAGCATTTTTTGTTTTTGTGGATAATTACGAGACGGGCTTTGACAATTTTGGAGTTGACCTATACAATGTTCATTGGACATTTTATGTGGTGTTAGCGCTTTCAGTTATGGGTTACTGGATGTTCCTAGCGATGGTGTATCATTTAAGAAAAGTGTCTTATAGAATTTCGCCGTATCGATTTATCGATGTAGAAATAGAAAAACATTTTTATCGAGCAGGCCTTTTTTGTGTTATCGGATCATTGATTACTAAAATACCTTCCTTAATTTACAAATACGCTACAATGGCTGTTGTAAAATCAAATGCGATTTCAATGAAGAACGTTTCTATTGACTTGGGTTTTTCATTTGATTCTTTTCTAGTCATTATTGCCTTTGGAATCTTCTTAATTATCATATCTAAGATCATCAACCAGTCTATTAAAATTCAACAAGAAAACGACTTAACTATATAA
- a CDS encoding aminotransferase class I/II-fold pyridoxal phosphate-dependent enzyme gives MLPDKLQALLGMRHFSGSLRKLTVNKGLVDFSSNDYLGFSKLPVTASHSSNGATGSRLISGHSELHNQVENQIAAFHNAPAALLFNSGYDANIGLIPALTDRADLILFDQLVHASIRDGIQLSQAKSLKYRHNDFDHLEILLSKFSEEEEREVYVITESVFSMDGDMPDLKKLVELVMRFENAHLILDEAHALGVIGKSGAGLAHELDVENDIFARVVTFGKGLGCHGAAVLGSGDLKEYLINYARSFIYTTALPEHSLRSIAYGYRTLSQGEDAVSRLTHNIGLFNKLVLQNGLRLRFRESETAIQVCIIPKNDKVKKAARVLQENGYDVRAILSPTVSQGEERLRVCIHSYNTGNEMENMLKLLAKTLKNL, from the coding sequence ATGCTTCCAGATAAACTACAAGCTCTTTTAGGTATGCGTCACTTTTCAGGAAGTTTGCGTAAACTCACTGTAAATAAAGGTTTGGTAGATTTTTCTTCTAACGATTACCTAGGTTTTTCAAAGTTACCGGTAACCGCATCACACTCTTCAAATGGTGCGACGGGCAGCAGGCTTATTTCTGGACACAGCGAGTTGCACAATCAGGTAGAAAATCAAATTGCAGCGTTTCACAATGCACCAGCAGCATTACTGTTTAATTCGGGTTACGACGCAAACATAGGACTCATCCCTGCGTTAACAGATCGCGCAGATTTGATCCTTTTTGACCAGTTGGTTCATGCTAGCATACGTGATGGAATTCAATTGTCGCAGGCTAAATCACTTAAATACCGTCATAACGATTTTGATCATCTCGAGATTTTATTGTCTAAATTCAGCGAGGAAGAAGAGCGCGAGGTGTATGTCATTACAGAGTCTGTTTTTTCTATGGATGGCGATATGCCAGACCTTAAGAAATTGGTAGAATTAGTAATGCGATTTGAAAATGCACACTTGATTTTGGACGAGGCGCACGCCTTGGGTGTTATAGGAAAAAGCGGTGCTGGTCTCGCCCATGAACTGGATGTAGAAAATGATATTTTTGCTCGAGTGGTCACTTTTGGCAAAGGCTTGGGCTGTCATGGTGCGGCTGTTTTAGGAAGTGGAGATCTTAAGGAATATTTGATCAATTATGCCCGTAGCTTTATTTATACAACCGCACTTCCAGAGCATTCGTTGCGGTCTATTGCTTATGGTTACCGCACTTTGAGTCAGGGGGAAGATGCCGTCTCTCGATTAACCCATAACATAGGACTTTTTAATAAATTGGTGCTGCAAAATGGTTTGAGACTACGCTTTCGCGAAAGCGAGACAGCCATCCAAGTATGTATCATTCCAAAAAACGACAAAGTAAAAAAGGCAGCACGTGTACTACAAGAAAATGGCTATGATGTACGAGCCATTCTTTCTCCTACAGTAAGTCAGGGAGAAGAACGATTGCGCGTCTGTATTCATAGTTATAATACAGGAAATGAAATGGAAAACATGCTGAAATTGCTTGCCAAAACCCTAAAAAATCTATGA
- the bioD gene encoding dethiobiotin synthase gives MSSIFITGIGTDVGKTVVAAIVTQALQADYWKPIQSGLEETDKATIAGLIDNATTVIHPEAYRLHTPMSPHKAAEIDGITIDRTKIIRPKTENTLVIEGAGGLLVPINDQETIVDLIAPEDQVILVSSGYLGSINHTLLSAALLKAKGLNCVGIIYNHVDLDGTIEVIEKMTGLKTLGHITREQEISAAIVSKYASKFKKTLKAL, from the coding sequence ATGAGTAGTATTTTTATTACCGGAATAGGAACTGATGTAGGTAAAACGGTTGTAGCAGCCATTGTAACACAAGCACTACAAGCCGATTACTGGAAACCCATACAGAGTGGTCTGGAAGAAACAGATAAAGCTACTATTGCTGGCCTTATAGACAATGCCACAACAGTGATCCATCCAGAAGCCTACCGACTTCATACGCCTATGAGTCCGCATAAGGCGGCTGAAATTGATGGAATTACCATAGACCGCACTAAAATTATACGTCCTAAAACAGAAAACACTTTAGTTATAGAAGGTGCTGGAGGCTTGCTGGTTCCTATTAATGATCAAGAAACTATTGTCGATTTGATTGCTCCTGAGGATCAAGTGATTCTAGTCAGTTCGGGCTATTTAGGAAGTATCAATCATACCTTATTGAGCGCAGCGCTTTTAAAAGCTAAAGGCTTGAACTGTGTAGGGATTATTTACAACCACGTTGATCTTGATGGTACCATCGAAGTGATTGAAAAAATGACAGGATTAAAAACCTTGGGTCACATAACAAGAGAACAAGAAATAAGTGCGGCTATTGTTTCTAAATATGCTTCAAAATTTAAAAAAACGCTAAAAGCATTATGA
- the bioA gene encoding adenosylmethionine--8-amino-7-oxononanoate transaminase gives MKKEEILKNDASFIWHPLTQHKTATAPLAISHAKGNYLYDFDGKNYFDGISSWYTCSYGHTNPALTSAIKNQVDQLHHIVFAGMTHEPAATLGKKLIAILPDNQQKLFFSENGSTSVEIGLKMAFQYHFNKGEKRNTVVALENGFHGDTFGAMSASGLSVYNGPFEDFFIDVVRIPAPTKENLEQVLLLVDTILEQQQISSFIYEPLVQGAAAMQLNDNEALCQVINKFQQHGVIAIADEVMTGFGKTGTYFASDQIGAKPDVMCLSKALSGGIMPMAITSCTSDIYDAFYDDELAKGLFHGHTYSGNPLGCAVASAAIDLLISEEIQENIKRITRSNLAFQTKIEAHSSVSAVRTKGVILAMDLAIEMERYGNKRNEMFQWFWQRGLFLRPLGKTVYIVPPFTSSEQEMNFVYKLLEEFLGQVV, from the coding sequence ATGAAAAAGGAAGAGATTCTAAAAAATGATGCAAGTTTTATATGGCATCCGCTTACGCAACATAAAACGGCGACAGCACCTCTTGCCATCTCCCATGCTAAGGGAAATTACTTGTATGATTTTGATGGGAAGAACTATTTTGATGGGATATCGAGTTGGTACACCTGCAGTTATGGGCATACCAATCCTGCGTTGACAAGTGCGATCAAAAATCAAGTCGATCAATTGCACCATATAGTCTTTGCTGGAATGACGCATGAGCCAGCGGCAACTTTAGGAAAGAAACTGATAGCAATTTTGCCAGATAACCAGCAGAAGCTCTTTTTTTCTGAGAATGGATCTACCAGTGTAGAGATAGGTTTAAAAATGGCTTTTCAATACCATTTCAATAAAGGCGAGAAACGAAATACAGTGGTAGCATTAGAAAATGGGTTCCACGGAGACACTTTTGGAGCTATGAGTGCCAGTGGGTTGTCGGTTTATAATGGACCATTTGAAGATTTCTTTATTGATGTGGTGCGTATACCAGCACCTACAAAAGAGAATTTAGAGCAGGTCTTACTACTCGTTGATACCATCTTAGAACAACAGCAAATTTCTAGTTTTATCTATGAACCATTAGTTCAAGGAGCCGCAGCGATGCAGCTCAACGATAATGAGGCTTTGTGCCAAGTGATCAACAAATTCCAGCAACACGGGGTGATTGCTATTGCCGATGAAGTAATGACTGGTTTTGGGAAAACAGGAACGTACTTTGCCAGCGATCAAATAGGTGCCAAACCAGATGTGATGTGTCTTTCTAAAGCGCTATCTGGTGGAATCATGCCTATGGCAATTACTTCGTGTACTTCAGATATTTACGACGCTTTTTACGATGATGAGCTCGCCAAAGGTCTTTTTCACGGTCATACCTATTCTGGAAACCCATTAGGTTGTGCTGTTGCTAGTGCGGCAATAGACTTGTTGATTTCTGAAGAGATTCAGGAAAACATCAAACGAATAACAAGGTCTAATCTAGCCTTTCAAACAAAAATTGAAGCCCATTCATCCGTTTCTGCAGTGCGAACAAAAGGAGTCATTCTTGCGATGGACCTTGCGATCGAAATGGAGCGCTATGGAAACAAACGCAATGAGATGTTTCAATGGTTTTGGCAACGCGGTTTATTTTTAAGACCTTTAGGTAAAACAGTCTATATCGTGCCGCCTTTTACGAGTTCGGAGCAAGAAATGAATTTTGTTTATAAGTTATTGGAGGAATTTTTAGGTCAGGTGGTCTAA
- a CDS encoding beta-ketoacyl synthase N-terminal-like domain-containing protein codes for MKNPIYINDAAMIAAIDSFTNQESAPFFKKKNKAWISPISKVKEDQLQAFLRDHDAYKSLDRSVHLAIFAARSLNHIPEQTAVNIGSSRGATGLWEEYYSRFRESGTVPTATSPLTTLGNVSSWVAQDLGLKGTAFSHSITCATASHAILNAIAWLESGMATSFIAGGSEAPLTDFTIAQMQALRIYSRETGRYPCRSLDLDKSQNSMILGEAAACFLLSKEDKNSLAKITGYGSAIEKLNSPTSLTESGECLQESMRQAIQHIDLETVDAIITHAPGTIKGDKAEFTAIKAVFGDRYPHLCNNKWQLGHSLGASSALNLHMAIEMLQSETIFKIPYLEEALVNPRGDVRAPNRILINATGFGGNAVSLLVEK; via the coding sequence GTGAAAAACCCTATTTACATCAACGATGCAGCGATGATTGCTGCGATAGATTCATTTACGAATCAAGAGTCAGCTCCTTTTTTTAAGAAAAAAAATAAGGCTTGGATCAGTCCTATTTCAAAAGTAAAGGAAGATCAATTGCAAGCTTTTTTAAGAGATCATGATGCTTATAAATCGTTGGATCGCAGTGTGCATCTGGCGATTTTTGCAGCGAGGTCCTTAAACCATATTCCAGAGCAAACGGCGGTAAATATAGGTTCTAGTCGCGGTGCTACTGGATTGTGGGAGGAATATTATTCTCGCTTTCGCGAAAGCGGAACAGTTCCAACAGCAACTTCTCCATTAACTACTTTGGGGAATGTCTCTAGTTGGGTAGCTCAAGATTTGGGATTGAAAGGAACAGCTTTTTCTCATAGCATTACTTGTGCAACGGCATCGCATGCCATCCTCAATGCTATCGCTTGGCTAGAAAGCGGTATGGCAACGAGTTTTATCGCTGGCGGAAGTGAAGCGCCATTGACTGATTTTACCATAGCCCAAATGCAAGCCTTGCGCATTTATTCAAGAGAAACCGGTCGGTATCCGTGCAGGTCATTGGATTTAGATAAGTCACAAAATTCGATGATTTTAGGGGAGGCAGCAGCCTGTTTTTTACTTTCTAAAGAAGACAAGAACAGCCTTGCCAAAATCACTGGATACGGAAGTGCCATCGAAAAATTAAATAGTCCCACTTCTCTTACGGAAAGTGGAGAATGCCTGCAAGAATCCATGAGACAGGCTATACAGCACATAGATCTGGAAACGGTAGATGCGATCATTACACACGCGCCTGGAACTATTAAAGGTGATAAAGCAGAGTTTACTGCTATAAAAGCAGTTTTTGGAGATCGTTATCCACACTTGTGTAATAACAAATGGCAATTAGGTCACTCGCTTGGGGCAAGTAGTGCCCTTAATCTACACATGGCAATCGAAATGCTGCAATCAGAAACTATTTTTAAAATTCCTTATTTAGAAGAAGCCTTGGTAAACCCGCGGGGAGATGTAAGAGCTCCTAACCGCATTTTGATCAATGCAACGGGATTTGGAGGTAACGCAGTGAGTTTGTTGGTCGAGAAATAA